One segment of Candidatus Falkowbacteria bacterium DNA contains the following:
- a CDS encoding MGMT family protein: MSLKTISDKAFSKSVWVLTKQIPRGKVTTYSLLAKALKKPRAFRAVGNALNKNPYAPIVPCHRVVRSNGQVGGFASGSTNKIKLLRSEGVMIAKQKVQELEKFLYHF; this comes from the coding sequence ATGAGTCTTAAGACCATAAGCGATAAAGCTTTTTCTAAATCTGTTTGGGTTTTGACTAAACAGATTCCTCGGGGTAAAGTGACGACTTATAGTCTTTTAGCTAAAGCTCTTAAAAAGCCGCGAGCCTTTCGTGCGGTTGGTAATGCTTTGAATAAAAACCCTTATGCGCCAATAGTTCCATGCCATCGAGTCGTTCGCTCGAACGGTCAAGTTGGTGGTTTTGCCTCGGGTTCGACGAATAAAATTAAATTATTGCGTAGCGAAGGAGTTATGATTGCTAAGCAGAAAGTTCAAGAACTAGAAAAATTTCTTTATCATTTTTAA
- a CDS encoding HD domain-containing protein: MKIPLFVKNIINTLSQNNYEAYIVGGSVRDLLLGKEPKDWDITTNALPEKTVTLFTDAKYENRFGTVIVPLRNEAGELENVVEVTTYRSEQGYSDRRHPDEIVFEDNLEADLGRRDFSINALAMDGAGKITDLFNGEKDLRLKVIRTVGEPSDRFKEDALRMMRAVRFSCQLGFTIEGKTERAITKLAGSIKFVANERIRDELVKILSSDSPAAGIIKLQELKLLHYIIPELEEGIEMKQNHHHIYNVFDHAVLALKNCPNKQWQVRLASLMHDIGKPRTRKIVNNAATFYNHEIVGAKIVERFMKRLNFSTEDSKRVVNLVRNHMFYYNVDEVTAASVRRLIVKVGEENLSDLIDLRIADRLGSGVAKAMPYKLRHLQYMMDKVRHDPVSVKMLKINGEDLMELLKVEPGPQIGAILDVLLAEVIDDPELNNRANLEARSRDLVGMPLAELRAKAKELISEKREEEDQKIKKDYYVK; encoded by the coding sequence ATGAAAATTCCTTTATTTGTAAAAAATATAATTAATACACTGTCTCAAAATAATTATGAGGCCTATATTGTTGGCGGCAGCGTTCGCGATTTACTTTTAGGTAAAGAGCCAAAAGATTGGGATATCACGACTAATGCTCTGCCAGAAAAAACCGTCACTTTATTTACTGATGCTAAATATGAGAATCGTTTTGGTACAGTTATTGTTCCTTTAAGAAATGAGGCCGGCGAATTAGAAAACGTTGTTGAAGTTACAACTTACCGCAGTGAGCAGGGCTATAGTGATCGAAGACATCCTGATGAAATTGTATTTGAAGATAACTTGGAAGCTGATTTAGGACGCCGCGATTTTTCTATCAATGCCCTAGCTATGGATGGCGCTGGTAAAATTACTGATTTGTTTAATGGTGAAAAAGATTTGCGTCTTAAAGTTATTAGAACAGTTGGTGAACCAAGCGATCGTTTTAAGGAAGATGCTTTGCGCATGATGCGTGCCGTTCGTTTTAGTTGTCAGCTTGGTTTTACAATCGAGGGCAAAACTGAGCGCGCAATTACCAAGTTAGCTGGTAGTATAAAATTTGTGGCCAATGAAAGAATCCGCGATGAGTTAGTTAAAATTTTATCATCTGATAGTCCGGCAGCGGGAATTATTAAATTACAAGAATTAAAATTATTACATTATATTATTCCTGAGTTAGAAGAGGGTATAGAAATGAAACAAAATCATCATCATATTTATAATGTGTTTGATCACGCTGTTTTAGCTTTAAAGAATTGTCCCAATAAACAGTGGCAAGTTCGCTTAGCTAGTTTGATGCATGATATTGGAAAACCGCGAACTAGAAAAATCGTGAACAACGCCGCAACTTTTTATAATCATGAAATAGTGGGCGCTAAAATTGTTGAGCGTTTCATGAAGCGATTAAATTTTTCAACTGAAGACAGTAAGCGTGTGGTAAATTTAGTTCGCAATCACATGTTTTATTACAATGTCGATGAAGTCACGGCTGCGTCAGTGAGACGCTTAATCGTTAAAGTAGGGGAAGAAAATTTATCAGATTTAATTGATTTGCGTATTGCCGATCGTCTTGGTTCAGGGGTGGCTAAGGCTATGCCTTACAAACTACGTCATTTGCAGTATATGATGGATAAGGTGCGCCATGACCCAGTTTCTGTTAAAATGCTTAAAATCAATGGCGAAGACCTTATGGAGCTGCTTAAAGTCGAACCTGGGCCTCAAATTGGGGCTATATTGGACGTTTTGCTGGCCGAGGTTATAGATGACCCTGAGCTCAATAATAGGGCTAATCTCGAGGCTAGGAGCCGAGATTTAGTAGGCATGCCTTTAGCTGAATTACGAGCTAAAGCGAAAGAATTAATCTCTGAAAAAAGAGAAGAAGAAGATCAAAAAATTAAAAAAGATTATTACGTAAAATAA
- a CDS encoding peptidylprolyl isomerase: MNVPTEINQDLAKQYSGAVLVTNFGRIELAFYDESPITVSNFLTLAQKGFYDGTLFHRVIKGFMIQGGDPNSKNADRSTHGMGGPSYKFADEFNEHKLVKGSLAMANAGANTNGSQFFIVTAAATDWLDGKHTNFGYVKNGMDVVEKIDNVRTDANDHPIEDVKIESIELIKK; the protein is encoded by the coding sequence ATGAACGTACCAACAGAAATAAATCAAGATTTAGCTAAGCAGTATTCCGGCGCCGTTCTCGTGACTAATTTTGGTCGTATTGAGTTAGCATTCTACGACGAGTCTCCGATAACTGTCAGCAACTTTTTGACATTAGCTCAAAAAGGTTTTTATGACGGAACTTTATTTCACCGAGTGATTAAAGGTTTTATGATTCAGGGTGGTGACCCAAATTCAAAAAATGCTGATCGTTCAACTCATGGTATGGGTGGACCAAGCTATAAATTTGCTGATGAGTTTAATGAACATAAATTAGTTAAAGGTTCTTTAGCCATGGCTAATGCTGGAGCTAATACAAATGGTTCACAGTTTTTTATCGTGACCGCTGCCGCAACTGATTGGTTAGATGGCAAACACACAAATTTTGGTTATGTAAAAAACGGCATGGACGTCGTAGAAAAAATTGATAATGTAAGAACCGATGCCAATGATCATCCAATAGAAGATGTAAAGATTGAATCGATTGAATTGATAAAGAAATAA
- a CDS encoding NUDIX domain-containing protein encodes MITPIVKVAAIIIKNKKILMVTANRDFYWTPGGKVEAEEKIEQALVRELKEELNIEVTSFKPYVKYLSETEEDDSIREVNNYFIEYKGNLELSGELTDMVWFGREDFVHGKIKIQNGVRDKLIPALIKDNLI; translated from the coding sequence ATGATTACTCCAATCGTTAAAGTCGCGGCAATAATTATCAAGAATAAAAAAATCCTTATGGTGACTGCTAATAGGGATTTTTATTGGACCCCGGGCGGTAAAGTTGAAGCTGAAGAAAAAATAGAACAAGCGCTAGTTAGAGAATTAAAAGAAGAGCTCAATATAGAGGTTACTAGCTTTAAACCATATGTTAAATATTTGTCTGAGACAGAAGAGGATGATTCAATTCGTGAAGTAAATAATTATTTTATTGAATATAAGGGTAATTTAGAACTGAGCGGAGAGTTAACTGATATGGTTTGGTTTGGACGTGAAGATTTTGTTCATGGTAAAATAAAGATACAAAACGGGGTAAGAGATAAACTTATCCCCGCGCTTATAAAAGATAATTTAATATAA
- a CDS encoding MscL family protein, whose product MLKDTLEIAKKGKSFFQGLTVFLKQYSVIGLAIGVVVGQASKDLVDSIVKGAFTPLIKLIVPAALSGLTFTVDGAVFDFGIVLNAGLTFVIVMAFLYFVIKFIIKNEAVLDKK is encoded by the coding sequence ATGTTAAAAGACACTTTAGAAATTGCAAAAAAAGGAAAAAGCTTTTTTCAGGGTTTAACGGTTTTCCTAAAACAGTACTCTGTGATTGGCCTAGCTATTGGTGTTGTCGTCGGACAAGCCTCTAAAGATTTGGTTGATTCTATCGTTAAGGGAGCTTTTACGCCCTTAATTAAACTTATTGTTCCGGCTGCTTTGTCTGGACTAACTTTTACGGTTGATGGCGCTGTCTTTGATTTCGGTATAGTTTTAAACGCTGGCCTAACATTCGTTATTGTTATGGCTTTTTTATATTTTGTTATTAAATTTATTATCAAGAACGAAGCAGTGCTTGATAAAAAATAA
- a CDS encoding phage holin family protein — translation MNLIIRWLLATIAIIITSYILPGVVLSGFWTAVLVALVIGIINAVIKPILLILTLPINILSLGLFTLVINALLILLSSKIVDGFSVASFWTALLFSIILSIISFFLGKLAPSKK, via the coding sequence ATGAATTTAATTATAAGGTGGTTGCTGGCAACGATTGCGATTATCATAACCAGTTATATTCTGCCAGGAGTTGTCTTAAGCGGTTTTTGGACCGCCGTTTTAGTGGCTTTAGTTATTGGTATTATTAATGCTGTTATAAAACCAATTCTACTTATACTTACTTTGCCGATTAACATTTTAAGTCTTGGTTTATTTACTTTAGTGATTAACGCCTTGTTGATTTTATTGTCTTCTAAGATTGTTGATGGCTTTTCTGTGGCTAGTTTTTGGACAGCTTTATTGTTTAGCATAATTCTTTCAATTATTAGTTTCTTTTTGGGTAAATTAGCGCCGAGCAAAAAATAA
- a CDS encoding GIY-YIG nuclease family protein, producing the protein MEKKYYVYLLLCSDRSIYCGSTSNLKNRLKRHNQGDGAQWTKKRCPVKLVYSEIHDTLVSARRRELQIKGWTIKKKLNLINGVWIKM; encoded by the coding sequence ATGGAGAAAAAATATTATGTTTATTTGTTGCTTTGTAGTGATAGAAGTATATATTGTGGTTCAACTTCTAATTTAAAGAATCGTCTAAAAAGACATAATCAAGGAGATGGTGCTCAATGGACAAAAAAACGTTGCCCAGTAAAACTTGTGTATTCTGAGATCCATGATACTTTAGTATCTGCTCGTCGTCGTGAGTTGCAAATAAAAGGGTGGACAATAAAAAAGAAATTGAATTTAATTAATGGTGTTTGGATTAAAATGTGA
- a CDS encoding phosphatase PAP2 family protein: protein MNEFLKCLTDIIGQLGNWGYALLALISFLEAIPLVGFFIPGVIILILGGFLVAEHVFNFFDLVVICASFTLLGDMVAFALGHRFSGSFKKEHKIMKEEYLTGARNFITKRGSSGIFFGRFISPVRSALYFVLGLIKMPWLKFMLPVATSSFIFVSFYVLIGYLAGNAWQTIEAWSGRLAVAVAATIIVLFALWWFKGFLVHQGRQLRTLAANALSTFFNWYQQTNFWNKFSKKFPAFSQRFIKLSNPSSFFSLPFSSLILLNIVLVSLTFCLGSLVLKTSGFVVELDYRLEAFVKLFAEPHLATVLFFITMLGSPYFVLSIALVFSIWLILERRRSYFIGLWITIAGTFLSGSLIKFIIARPRPAPTFFFENSYAFPSLHSAMAIALLLYLTYYAVRVYPRLSRNISLVLIAVFFTLAIGFSRIYLGVHYLSDVLGGYMVGGFWFVVAIVSQRFYQTIDKPRRLSRLFEISVIAGVTVLLLGIYLSQIIKPNDVTGGFYNSLSIAANKQKALSNNNIFHDSLVTENLRGTNRQPITFIFNSNESVLAGILTKSNWIKRLDPSLSNVLGRLSNLIIKKDYSAAPLQPRYWNNQPNYLTFTKLVPSNKAIDFYILRLWQVKDSQNNNQESFIAELAVNQDFSWKKISKQEIFSIATKDLLNDIMTSPNFSNSETKFVKVKLSDEIKDEIDATIYTVNFK, encoded by the coding sequence ATGAATGAATTTCTTAAATGTTTAACAGATATAATTGGTCAGCTCGGTAACTGGGGTTATGCTTTGCTTGCTTTAATTTCTTTTCTTGAAGCTATTCCTTTGGTTGGTTTTTTTATTCCCGGAGTTATTATTTTAATTCTTGGAGGTTTTTTAGTAGCTGAACATGTTTTTAATTTTTTTGACCTAGTAGTAATTTGCGCTTCCTTTACTTTATTGGGGGACATGGTGGCTTTTGCTTTAGGCCACCGTTTTTCAGGCTCTTTCAAGAAGGAGCATAAGATAATGAAAGAAGAATACCTTACGGGTGCTAGAAACTTTATTACTAAGCGCGGTAGTTCAGGTATATTCTTTGGACGCTTTATTAGTCCGGTCCGCTCAGCTTTATATTTTGTACTCGGGCTTATTAAAATGCCTTGGCTAAAGTTTATGCTTCCGGTTGCTACTAGTAGTTTTATTTTTGTTTCATTTTACGTTTTAATCGGCTACTTAGCTGGAAATGCTTGGCAAACAATTGAAGCTTGGTCTGGGCGTTTAGCCGTGGCAGTAGCTGCTACAATTATAGTTTTATTTGCTTTGTGGTGGTTTAAGGGATTTTTAGTTCATCAAGGCAGGCAACTAAGGACCCTAGCTGCTAATGCGCTCAGTACTTTTTTTAATTGGTATCAGCAAACAAATTTTTGGAATAAGTTTTCTAAAAAATTCCCAGCCTTTAGTCAGCGCTTTATTAAGCTAAGTAATCCAAGTAGTTTTTTTTCTCTGCCGTTTAGTTCTTTAATTTTATTAAACATTGTTTTAGTTAGTTTAACTTTTTGTCTTGGTTCTTTAGTGCTTAAAACTAGTGGTTTCGTAGTTGAGCTAGACTATAGATTAGAGGCTTTTGTTAAACTTTTTGCAGAGCCGCATTTAGCAACGGTTTTATTTTTTATTACCATGCTTGGTTCCCCTTACTTTGTTCTATCCATTGCTTTAGTTTTTAGTATCTGGTTAATTTTAGAAAGAAGAAGATCTTATTTTATCGGTTTATGGATAACAATTGCAGGAACATTTTTATCAGGCTCATTAATTAAATTTATCATTGCTCGTCCAAGACCAGCACCAACATTTTTCTTTGAAAACTCATATGCTTTTCCTTCTCTACATTCTGCCATGGCAATTGCGCTCTTATTGTATTTAACTTATTACGCTGTTCGGGTTTATCCTCGTTTATCAAGAAATATTAGCTTGGTTTTAATTGCCGTATTTTTTACTCTAGCGATTGGTTTCAGCCGTATATATTTAGGGGTTCATTATTTATCAGATGTTCTTGGTGGCTATATGGTCGGTGGTTTTTGGTTTGTTGTCGCTATAGTTAGTCAACGTTTTTATCAAACGATTGATAAGCCGCGACGCCTTTCTAGATTATTTGAAATCAGTGTTATTGCCGGTGTAACAGTCTTATTGCTAGGTATTTATTTATCACAAATTATTAAACCTAATGATGTTACTGGTGGTTTTTATAATTCTTTAAGTATTGCTGCCAATAAACAAAAAGCTTTATCAAATAATAATATTTTTCACGACTCTTTGGTTACGGAAAATTTGAGAGGTACCAACCGTCAACCAATTACTTTTATTTTCAATAGCAATGAATCAGTCTTGGCTGGAATTTTAACAAAGTCTAATTGGATTAAGCGTTTAGATCCAAGCTTGTCTAATGTCCTGGGTCGTTTATCTAATCTTATTATTAAAAAAGACTATTCAGCAGCTCCTTTACAACCACGTTACTGGAATAACCAACCAAACTATTTGACCTTTACTAAGTTAGTGCCAAGTAATAAAGCTATTGATTTTTACATACTTCGTTTGTGGCAAGTTAAAGATTCGCAGAATAATAATCAGGAGAGTTTTATTGCTGAGCTAGCTGTTAATCAAGATTTTTCTTGGAAGAAGATTTCTAAGCAAGAAATTTTTTCTATTGCTACTAAAGACTTACTGAATGATATTATGACTAGTCCTAACTTTTCTAATTCAGAAACTAAGTTTGTTAAAGTAAAATTAAGTGATGAAATAAAAGACGAGATCGACGCTACGATTTATACAGTAAATTTTAAGTAA
- a CDS encoding DUF167 domain-containing protein, with protein sequence MLDDYKTQLKETGKISLRIKVHAGAKTTRIKSILSDNTIKVDIAKAPEDGKANESLIKLLADEFEVSKSSVQIAAGKFSGDKLVNIIKVS encoded by the coding sequence ATGTTGGATGATTATAAGACACAATTAAAAGAGACAGGTAAAATAAGTTTACGTATTAAGGTTCATGCTGGGGCAAAAACTACTCGTATAAAATCAATTTTGTCCGATAACACAATAAAAGTTGATATTGCCAAGGCCCCGGAAGACGGCAAGGCTAATGAAAGTTTAATAAAACTATTAGCCGATGAATTTGAGGTTAGTAAGAGTTCTGTTCAAATAGCTGCCGGTAAATTTTCTGGAGATAAGCTGGTGAATATTATTAAAGTTAGCTAA
- the asnS gene encoding asparagine--tRNA ligase, translating into MTKTILIKNLNEHDGQIVTIEGWVYNFRSSGKISFWQMRDGSATCQAILSADEISDELWTEAQKISLESSVKLTGKVTKHPKLEQYEIQVTDFSFYQIAAEYPISKKDHGIDFLLDQRHLWLRSPRQWAIQRVRDTLIHATYDFMRQNNFIKIDSPIITANAGENTTDLFKVNYFDTTTYLSQTGQLYLEAAMFAHGRVFDFGPTFRAEKSKTRRHLTEFWMMDAEMAFVDLDQNLDTQEALVRFMVQAVLEKNQEELAILERDVKPLENISKPFYRMTHVQAVNELKDMGSDIGERDDLGADDETMLTKKYDNPIFVTRYPKEIKAFYMKTDPADESRVLGADLLAPEGYGEIIGGSQREDDFDLMTKKIKDFGLKVEDYDWYLDLRKYGSVPHGGFGFGLERITAWVCGLEHIREAIPFPRTIYRITP; encoded by the coding sequence ATGACAAAAACAATCTTAATCAAAAACTTAAACGAGCACGATGGCCAAATAGTTACTATTGAAGGCTGGGTTTATAATTTCCGCTCTTCAGGTAAAATTTCCTTCTGGCAAATGCGTGATGGTTCAGCTACTTGCCAAGCTATTTTATCAGCCGATGAGATTTCGGACGAGCTATGGACTGAAGCACAAAAAATTAGCCTAGAAAGCTCTGTTAAGCTGACTGGTAAAGTTACTAAGCATCCAAAACTTGAACAATATGAAATTCAAGTAACTGATTTTAGTTTTTATCAAATTGCGGCTGAATATCCGATCTCCAAAAAAGATCACGGCATTGATTTTCTTTTAGATCAACGTCATCTTTGGTTACGCTCCCCTCGTCAATGGGCAATTCAGCGCGTGCGTGATACTTTGATTCATGCAACTTATGATTTCATGCGTCAAAACAATTTTATAAAAATTGATTCACCAATTATTACTGCTAACGCCGGAGAAAATACGACTGATTTATTCAAAGTAAATTATTTTGATACTACAACTTATTTATCACAGACCGGACAACTTTATTTAGAAGCTGCGATGTTTGCTCATGGTCGTGTCTTTGATTTTGGTCCAACCTTCCGCGCCGAAAAATCAAAAACTAGACGTCACTTAACTGAATTTTGGATGATGGACGCCGAAATGGCTTTTGTTGATCTTGATCAAAACCTTGATACTCAAGAAGCTTTAGTTAGATTCATGGTTCAAGCCGTACTGGAAAAAAACCAAGAAGAACTAGCTATCTTAGAAAGAGATGTTAAGCCTTTGGAAAATATTTCAAAACCATTTTATCGCATGACTCATGTTCAAGCTGTTAATGAATTAAAAGACATGGGCTCAGATATTGGTGAACGCGATGACTTGGGCGCTGATGATGAAACCATGTTAACTAAAAAATACGACAACCCAATTTTTGTCACGCGCTATCCAAAGGAAATAAAAGCTTTTTACATGAAGACCGACCCAGCTGACGAGAGCCGCGTTTTAGGAGCTGACTTATTAGCTCCTGAGGGTTACGGCGAAATCATCGGCGGCTCACAGCGTGAAGATGACTTTGATTTAATGACCAAAAAGATAAAAGACTTTGGCTTAAAAGTTGAAGATTATGATTGGTATCTTGATTTAAGAAAATATGGCTCAGTGCCGCACGGTGGATTTGGCTTTGGACTTGAGCGTATTACAGCTTGGGTTTGTGGGCTTGAACATATTAGAGAAGCCATTCCTTTCCCAAGAACGATTTACAGAATAACTCCTTAA
- a CDS encoding dTDP-4-dehydrorhamnose 3,5-epimerase family protein, with protein sequence MTELIIKKIAKYDDDRGWLAEIFRNDETDYVPAMAYVSVTKPGVVRGPHEHHDQSDCFVFVGPGNFELHLWDRREDSPKMGEHQVLIVGEENPTMVIVPPGVVHGYKCVSAAAAYSINLPDKLYRGKNKADEIDEIRWEQDPNSPYKIL encoded by the coding sequence ATGACAGAATTAATCATTAAAAAAATAGCCAAATATGATGATGATCGCGGTTGGTTGGCCGAGATTTTTCGTAATGACGAAACAGATTATGTACCAGCTATGGCTTACGTTAGCGTAACTAAGCCCGGCGTTGTTCGCGGACCACACGAACATCACGATCAATCAGATTGTTTTGTCTTTGTTGGACCAGGTAACTTCGAACTTCATCTTTGGGATCGTCGCGAAGATAGTCCTAAAATGGGTGAGCATCAAGTGTTAATCGTGGGCGAAGAAAATCCTACTATGGTAATCGTTCCACCCGGCGTTGTTCATGGTTATAAATGTGTTAGTGCTGCTGCGGCTTACTCAATTAATTTGCCAGACAAATTATATCGCGGCAAAAATAAAGCCGACGAAATTGATGAGATTCGCTGGGAGCAAGATCCTAATTCACCTTATAAAATTTTATAA
- a CDS encoding HIT family protein, translated as MEKTIFSKIANREIPADIVWEDENFIAFLDVLPVHLGHTIVIPKRQVADLEDLSAEELGGLMLASQKVGAAMLKGLDVKGYSLFLDNKDAASRHVPHVHMHVVPRVEGDSLSRWPQTAYDAGEAANYAEKIKQALA; from the coding sequence ATGGAGAAAACAATTTTTTCTAAAATTGCTAATCGAGAAATTCCAGCTGATATAGTTTGGGAAGATGAAAACTTCATCGCTTTTCTTGATGTGCTACCAGTTCATCTTGGCCACACAATTGTAATTCCAAAAAGACAGGTGGCTGACTTAGAAGACTTATCAGCTGAAGAGTTAGGCGGTCTAATGCTTGCTTCACAAAAAGTTGGTGCTGCGATGTTAAAAGGTTTAGATGTTAAAGGCTACAGTTTATTTTTAGATAATAAAGATGCGGCTAGTCGCCACGTACCTCATGTTCACATGCATGTCGTGCCACGTGTTGAAGGGGATAGTCTAAGTCGTTGGCCACAAACAGCTTATGATGCTGGTGAGGCTGCAAATTACGCTGAAAAGATTAAGCAAGCCTTGGCTTAA
- the rfbB gene encoding dTDP-glucose 4,6-dehydratase — protein MKLLVTGGAGFIGSHFIRQWFLVHPDDEIINLDILTYAGRLENLSDVESNPKYRFVKGDICDEKLVAELIEEVDLVVHFAAESHVDRSIESSKDFIRSNVEGTRVLLEAARKKNIPPRFHHVSTDEVFGSLKLDDKKFTELSSYDPRSPYSASKAASDHLARAYFHTYGLPITISNCSNNYGPYQFPEKLIPRFVTNILLDKKLPLYGQGENVRDWIYVIDHVEGIMKVIAQGRIGETYCLGGDNELNNLTIAKEILKLLDKDEAMVEYVADRLGHDLRYAIDYTKARTELNWSPNTTFTEGLKHTTEWYKNNKTWWQSLI, from the coding sequence ATGAAACTTCTCGTCACTGGCGGAGCTGGTTTTATTGGCTCGCATTTTATTCGTCAATGGTTTTTAGTTCATCCTGATGATGAAATTATAAACTTGGATATTTTGACCTACGCCGGTCGTCTCGAGAATTTGTCTGATGTAGAATCCAATCCAAAATACAGATTTGTTAAAGGTGATATTTGTGATGAAAAATTAGTTGCTGAATTAATTGAAGAAGTAGATTTAGTTGTTCACTTTGCGGCCGAGAGTCACGTTGATCGATCGATTGAATCTAGCAAAGATTTTATTAGAAGCAATGTTGAAGGTACAAGAGTTTTGTTAGAAGCCGCTCGTAAAAAAAATATTCCACCGCGTTTTCACCATGTTTCAACTGACGAAGTTTTTGGCTCACTGAAATTAGATGATAAAAAGTTTACTGAATTGTCGTCTTATGATCCGCGTAGTCCTTACAGCGCTTCAAAAGCTGCTTCTGATCATCTAGCTAGAGCTTATTTCCATACTTACGGTTTGCCAATAACAATTTCCAATTGTTCTAATAACTATGGTCCTTATCAGTTTCCAGAAAAGTTGATTCCTCGCTTTGTCACTAACATTTTATTAGATAAAAAGCTGCCTTTATATGGACAAGGAGAAAACGTTAGAGATTGGATTTATGTAATTGATCATGTTGAAGGTATAATGAAAGTTATTGCTCAAGGTAGAATTGGTGAAACTTATTGTTTGGGCGGTGATAATGAATTAAATAATTTAACAATTGCTAAGGAAATTTTAAAGTTATTAGACAAAGATGAAGCAATGGTTGAATACGTAGCTGATAGATTGGGACATGACTTACGTTACGCAATCGATTATACTAAAGCTAGGACAGAACTTAATTGGTCGCCAAATACTACTTTTACTGAAGGACTTAAACACACGACAGAGTGGTACAAAAATAATAAAACTTGGTGGCAGTCACTTATATAA
- the rfbD gene encoding dTDP-4-dehydrorhamnose reductase, whose translation MVILILGAAGNLGTAFRELLSKQEDVSVVAWDKTELDVTDQGILAKKISDIKPNIIINNVAYNDVDACEKDEAAQEIARRLNIDLVSSLADITLAMNATLIHYSSDYVFKGDDSKGYKEDDVPAPQNFYGETKYEGEQELIKLSGKGLKWYLIRTSKLFGPKGSSPSAKPNFFEIMKNLAAEGKIIKAVDDEVGSFTYTRDLAKASWDLIDENCAFGVYHLVNDGQASWYEAAKYFLNKIGQTVDITAVKSQDFPRPAKRPNYSILLNTKRQVLRSWQAAIDDYINQEK comes from the coding sequence ATGGTAATTCTTATTTTAGGTGCCGCCGGCAATCTAGGAACAGCTTTTCGCGAGTTATTATCCAAGCAGGAAGATGTTTCTGTTGTAGCTTGGGATAAGACAGAGTTAGATGTTACTGACCAAGGTATTTTAGCTAAAAAAATTTCTGATATAAAACCAAATATAATAATCAACAATGTTGCTTACAACGATGTTGATGCTTGTGAAAAAGACGAAGCCGCGCAAGAAATTGCTCGGCGTTTGAATATTGATTTAGTTAGTTCCCTGGCGGATATTACTCTAGCTATGAATGCAACTTTAATTCATTATTCTTCGGATTATGTTTTTAAGGGTGATGATAGTAAAGGCTATAAAGAAGATGATGTGCCAGCGCCACAGAATTTTTATGGTGAAACTAAATATGAGGGTGAACAAGAATTAATTAAATTAAGTGGCAAAGGCTTGAAATGGTATCTTATTCGAACTTCAAAATTATTTGGGCCTAAAGGTAGTAGTCCAAGCGCTAAACCTAACTTTTTTGAAATAATGAAAAATTTAGCCGCAGAAGGTAAAATTATTAAAGCGGTTGATGATGAAGTTGGCTCTTTTACCTATACACGTGATTTAGCTAAAGCTTCTTGGGATTTGATTGATGAAAATTGTGCCTTTGGTGTTTATCATTTAGTGAACGATGGTCAAGCTAGTTGGTACGAGGCGGCTAAGTATTTTCTTAATAAAATTGGCCAAACAGTTGACATTACAGCGGTTAAGAGTCAAGATTTTCCTCGTCCTGCCAAACGGCCAAATTACTCAATATTGTTGAATACTAAGCGCCAGGTTTTGCGTTCTTGGCAGGCAGCCATTGATGATTATATTAATCAAGAAAAATAG